The Glycine soja cultivar W05 chromosome 4, ASM419377v2, whole genome shotgun sequence genomic sequence GAAATTCTCTCATATAGGccttgattaatttttaatatttaatcatgttaatatgtaaaaaatagaaaaacgtGTATTAAATGGTGAGATTTTTAAATTGCACGCTCTCTAGTTTTTCTCAAGTGGAGACTGAGGATCCGTGCTCCTTATTTAGCTTCTCTAAAAGCTGATTTTAACTTTTGCATAATCTAATTCTAACTAATAGGAGTGTAAACACTTGTatgtaggagaagaaaataggaAGGCAAAATGAATTGAGCTTCTCCTAtgaattaaaatcaacttatgcatcTCAGCTTGTGGAGAAATTAAATGCAAGAGTTTCTATATAAGCTAAATgtgtataagttgattttaacttgtgaGAAAAACTCAAATCGTTTCTATATAAGCTAAGTGTATAAGTTGATTTAAACAAGTGTTTATAAGTTTATTCAAATATGGCTTAATTCATTTTACCCTTTGTTTTCTCCTCTTATAAGTGTTTGTTAAGATTTTTAGTCAAATAGGACCTTAAGCTTctcctataaattaaaatcatccTATGTAATGAGTAGTGATTTTCAGTGGTGTGAGTTTCACTTGTATgtgcaatttatttatttaaagtggCTGCTGCTATTAATGTGCGTGAATTCTTGTAATGGGCGCAGGTATTCTTTCACGAAGGCTCTCTGCATAGCATTTGTGATGACTTTTTTTTCCCTGTTTGATGTTCCTGTCTTTTGGCCTATATTACTCTGTTACTGGTTTGTTCTCTTTGTCCTTACAATGAGACGCCAAGTTGCACACATGATGAAATACAAATATATCCCCTTCAACTTGGGGAAGCAGGTTGATTTTCTTATGCTTAAATTTCCCTTCCATCATATACCTTGGATTTACTTTCTGCCTGAAATATAACActgtttcttttaatatttggcAGAAGTATAGCGGTAAGAAATCTTCTGCAAGTAGCAGTGGCTCTCGTGCAGACTGAAACTTGCTTCTCACGATTCAAAGATCTACTTAGTTAGGTTTTGTGAACATTCAGGGTAGTTAATTCCCCCCCTTTCTATGAAAGAATTTGTATTCATGGTATTATGGATGCCAGTATGCATTATGCAGTTACAGAAAATCTTAATGTCCACTCGTTTTATTATACATGAAGAATTGGTGATTGATAGTGAATCTCATTGTCGGTACACATGTTATTGATTGGATTTTTCTTGTAAATCTCAGCTTGTATTGTGAATTTGTGATGCTGTAATTTTTCCTTGCCCGGTAGCTTCTATCTCAATATTAAGGCAAAGTTTATCTATCGCTTTCGCTCTCTGTCTGCCTCAACTACATCGTTCAGATTAGGTAGGGTTTTGAACATCATCACCGAAAGTTGAGAGATCGGATAGGTTCAGGCTTAGCTCTTAAAGTAAGTCAAATTTTGGGCCCATTTCTTAGGATGCTGTTGATAGCAGATGTGTTTCTAAGCTTTTCAGACTTCAGATAGTGTCCATTTGGTTTGTGAGTATTGGACGTTTTGCATATACCAATCAGTTATTTTTTCACAGGGACTTGTGCAAATGACGGTGGGTGTCGCTATTTTAAGCGAAAGAAGAACTTGAACCATTTAATAAACgagagcaattttttttaattattctatttCTACTTGCTAAAAGGCTGATCAAACTCGCCACTAAACATACTAGTCCAagtttaaagttaaaaattttgtttaacaaGTCATGCAAGTAATAATTTgcacattttaaattaataatttgcaaaaaaaataaaatccttaATGCAAGTATttcttacattttaaaataagtgttgtTTTAGTAAATTCCTCCATGGAGTGGATTGCTTGGTTTTGGTGGGATGATATAATTATTTGGAAAAATCATGattatttagaaacaaaagagttatttaaatattggaaaatgagaagaagaaaaaatagcgAGACTCGTATTGTATGggtaaaatataagaaataaatatgcaTGAAGATGCTTTATTGTGTAAATGTGAAACGCCGTACAAAGTTGGACAGAGAAGGAAAGGCTTTGATACAATCGATCTATCGGCTGGTTTGGGCATAAGAAAGCTGGAGGCAAAATCATGATGATGTATTGGGCCTGTAAAGCCCATTTGAGCGAAGCTTTCTGAATTTGacggaaataataataaaataaaataaaagcgaaCCCCGAGCATGTATTGTAGATTGTAGATCCATCCGCATCCGCTAGCTCGCGCAGGCACCAGCAGGTCAGCTCCAAGggtttcttttgttcttttctcctTATCCATCCAGATCCCTTACCAATAATATCCTATTGTTTTGCTTTGTTCGGAAACAAAACCCTAATTTTGGGATCACAGGTGAGGTTATTGTGATTTGAATGGAGGGAAGTGGAGGTGGCGGTGCTTCACCGTCTGCACCGTTGAAGCAATACTTACAGGAATTCTCGAAGCTGTTTCAGTACTATCTGGATAAATCCACTCCCCATCCCCCCTACAGGTGGATTGGGACTTTCGTCATTGCATCCATCTACGTTTTGCGTGTTGTTTATGTGCAGGGGTTTTACATTGTCTCTTATGGCCTCGGAATCTACCTCCTCAATCTCTTGATTGGCTTTCTCTCCCCTTTGGTTGATCCAGAACTCGATCCCTCCAACGCCCCTATGCTTCCTACCAAAGGCTCCGATGAGTTCAAACCCTTCATTCGCCGCCTCCCTGAGTTCAAGTTCTGGTAATTTCCATTTCTATTcctcaattttaaattcttttgtaTGACTGCAATTATAATGACATCATAAACGATAATTAATGACTATATAGTCCCCTTTGGATAAACCTCTTCATAAGCGTTTACAGGAAGAGGAGATACAATGATTGAGACTCTGGTTGGATAAACTGTTAAAATGAATGCAGTTTctcccattagttaaaattatcttattCATAAGCTGATTTATAGTAATTCTCTCATATAGGGGAAATAAAATTTCTCCACTTTTGGAAAAACTGGATACGATCTTAGcacttgattaattttaatatttaatcatatcatattaatatataaaaaatagaaagtatgTATTGAATGGCAAGATTTGTAAATTGCTCACTCTCCAGTTGAGAAAAACTGGAGAGGATACGTGCACTGTTGTTAATAGCAGACGGCCGAAAGCCCAAAATCCACCATATGAAGCCATGGTGGACCAATATATATGGGTTTTTCTGTGTGTATAAACAGTAGATATAAATTTAACAGCAGATATAGATACTAAAAAACAGTAGATACCAATGACAATGGATTGCATTCCTAGCAAACATTACAAATTTTATGAGTTCACAATAACCAATGCCTAACAAAGAGTCTCTAATCCTCTTCCTCAACCCCAACATAATCCtcttcattgttatcatcaagtAGTGAAGCATATCCCTCTCCCTCTTCCTCATCGGACTCCTCAAAATTAATCATGACCTCTTCTTTGGATTCCACATCCTCCAAACTCCACATCCTTGTCATTTTCTTGGACTGCTACTTGCTTCTTTTTTGAAGATGCACCCACTGCCTGTGTTTTTAGATGTTTGGGCAACAATGAGAGTAACACTACCACTTGTTggttcctttcttttctttgttttgcacCTAATATATATTCTAGGCTCTCCAACTCCCGAAGCCTCATGCGTAGTTGCCCAATTTagtgcatcatcatcttcaaatacCAACTCATTACCAGCACCATTATCATGATCATCCATCTCTCCCACTAACCATTCGCAACATCAATcacattgagagaaattgaatcaatttaatttcTAGCATTATATCTTTGTTTGAGTTGTTGGCTGTATTTGACAAACACCAAATCATGCAACTTCTTGTGCTCAAGCCTATTTCTTTTTTGGAATGAACATgcatcataaataaaatttgctCAAAATCTCATATACTCTCCAAATAAAACTTgactatgaaaataaaataaaaggcatAGTTATGAGCCTTAAGGCAATTACTTGCTCAAGTACACTCCAATTTCCTTCATATCCTGAAGCACTGCAGGAAGGTCAGGCTCAAAATTCTGATAGCTAGCCTTTGCAAATTTGGAGCTTGGGGCCCATACATTCGCCACCAATAAGCTACAAAACCAAGAGCGTCACTTCGAATTCTGAATtgtaacattaaaatttttcaaaaaatctgtTATTAGTAGTTTCTTTCTAGGataatgggttttcctttgtgTCATGGCAAATTCAGAACTGAAGTGTTTAGCTCCAATCTTGTAAAGATACAACTAAGATAGAATCTTCTGTTGCCCAACAGATTGTGGAACCAACTTTCTAATGCAATGATACAATCTAATTCCAAATCCATGTTAAAGTGCTTCACTTTGTGGATGGTGTAAAGCCATGGCCAGTTTCTTTTCATCATCCACAAAGTGAAGCACTCTAACAACTGGAGCCATAACTTTAACAAGCGAAGAGTTGCACTAGATAGAGCCTTTTCTATTGGGGTTCTCTTAACGGTTTAAAACCCTTTATAACTGCTATTTAATAACACTGGATTGGTGCTCAGGATAAGAAATTTGGAAGGCAAAATGAATTGAGCTTCTcttataaactaaaatcaacttatgcatcTCAACTTTTGGGGAAATTAAATGCAAGACTTtctataaaattaagtttataatttGACTTCAACTTGTGGGAGCAACTcaaattattttaccttttcatttcttcttttaatggagaagtttatccaaacatggCTTAACTCATTTTACCCTTTATTTTCTCCTCTTTATAgtgtttattgatatttttagtcAAACAAGGCCTTAAACTTCTCccagaaattaaaatcaacttaaacTTATGTAGTGAGTAGTGATTTTCAGTGGTGAGTTCACTTGTATGTATTTGAAGTGGTTGCTGCTATTCATGCGCGTGAATTTTTGTGATGAGCGCAGGTATTCTTTCACCAAGGCTCTCTGCATAGCGTTTGTGATGACCTTTTTTTCCATGTTTGATGTTCCTGTCTTTTGGCCTATACTACTCTGTTACTGGGTTGTTCTCTTTGTCCTTACAATGAGGCGCCAAGTTGCACACATGATGAAATACAAATATATCCCCTTCAACTTGGGGAAGCAGGTTTGTTTTCTTATGCTTAAATTGCCAttctatcatttattttttgcaaCTATTATTTCTTTGTACCTTGAATCCCCCACAAGTAAGATTTGCTTCGTTTTTGTGTCCTTACTGCCTGAAATATAACGcactatttcttttaatattggCAGAAGTATAGCGGTAAGAAGTCTTCTGCAAGTAGCAGTGGCTCTCGTGCAGACTGAAACTTGATTCTTATGATTTGAAGATCTACTAAGTTAGGTTTTGTGAACATTCAGGCTAGTtaattttcccccttttttaaTGAAAGAAATTGTATTCTGGGCATTATGGATGCCAGTATGCACTATACATTATGCAGTTACAGAAATACGTGCTAATATTGGTAGTGAGTTTCATTGTCGGTACACATGTATTGATTGGATTTCCTTGTAAATCTCAGCTTGTATTGTGCATTTGTGATGCTGTAATTTTTCCATGCCTGGTGGCTTCTACTTCAATATTAAGGCAAAGTTCATCTATCGCTTTCTGTCTGCCTCTGCTACATCGTTCAGATTAGATAGGGTTTTGAACACCATCAGCGAAAGTTGAGAGATTGGATCGGTTCAGGTTTCGTTTATTTTGGGCCCGTTGCTTAGGATGCTGTTGATAGCCAATAATATTCTTCTAAGCTGTTAGGCATTGTCCATTTGATTTGAGTATTGGTCGTTTTGCATATACCGATCGGTTTACACAGGTACTTGTGCCGTTTCACAAATGAGagttatcttttaattattCGCTACTAAACATACCATATTGTTTTGGAGAGCTGCCACTAATTACCAAATAAGTTgaacttttttgtttaaataagtCTAGTTTTAAGTTGACTTtaataatttgcaaaataaaagaaatcctTTACTATGTGCTATTTTACAGTATCAAGAagtatttttctctaaaaagataattatttctttaatttaagaGATGAAatactaagaaaataaaataccaaGATGATAACTTAATTTCatggtttttattattttaggaaAACGTATTAGCTTGCTTAGTCTTTATGAAACACTTTAATGGATGGTGTTactaagttataaaattttaaaaaagatttaaatgtttttaagggacgaaagaataaattttgaaattaaagagactaaaaaaaagtttaaatttggGGGTCCACAAATAAAAGTAACCCAAAATTGAAAgacaaaaaacatataaatctttaattaatatctATGTATAGGACACTAGTTAAAAAGTCTTAAGAAGTAAAAAGAGTACgaaaatgtatattaatatatttctattttttatgttttaaatatcCCTTCAggcatttattaaaataatattttatttattatatttatctaaataattaatattttatttatcattaacatatttttaaagagtccttttaaataagtaatcatcAGCTtccttcattaatttttttatttctattataatatattccaccatttaatttaatttgaagttattttataaatataaaatattttagttttaccTAATTTTATAATACAACTAAATACTAAATTGATAGAGTGAAATAATCCAagcaaatatttgataaaaaaaaaacaaggacattaaataaatttaacaatatttcatattttaaacaagttttaactttcatatattattcattttaataattggtcaacatgaatttttttttttcactagtAAAAGTTTACTTTTCTAATATTTTGTTCAGCTTGATCTGACACATTATGTAACGTAATTACTCCACCAATGATTCGTGTGATAgaacttaaataaaattaaaatcgaTGACACCAATATGCATGTAATAAAGGTATCATAGCATATAGCATAGCATAGGTATTTCATACATTGTTCTTTTGAGGAGCACATGCAGCAATTCAGTCTTACTACATGATTCTCTTTATTTAGAAAACAAAGTTTTACCAATTAAACAAACTTATCAGCTAGGCTTTGCACCTTAGACAAACTGATTAAGGTACTCATCCACAGTGATGTATTTCACATCAGGATATAGAGCTGAAGCTTCCACTCCAAAAGAAGACTCAATTTCAAAGTTAGTATGATCCCCCTTTACATAAGAAGAGTGGTTAATTGACAGGATCACATTCACGGGTGGTGCGGACTctgaaaaaagaaggaaataagTTATCACTGTTAAATCCAGCACATAACCTGAATAATGATCACTTACTAACCTTCAATTTGCTTCAGGAGTTGTTCTTCTGGAACATAGATTCTTTCAAGAGTTTTACCAATCTTTCCCTCCCAGAGAGTAACAAGCTCATTAAACGACAAGGTATTAGCTGGTGGTCTAATGTAGAGAATTTTGTTCAAGGTTCTTGGATCATCCACAGAATTGATTGTATAAGTTCCAATATCCTCTTCCTTGTTAAAAACAGCTGTTAATGAAGCAAATGTTAATAGGAAAAAGGTGACAAGTAAATTTATAGTAATTTCTAGTCAATCTTTGATACAATACTGTATCATTCATACTACACTACCTTTGGGGTTTCCATCTCCTAGGATAATAACTCTGTCTCTGGGGGCAGCTGTGGCTCCAGGCTGTGACAAGTTGGGCAGGAAGTAACCAGCAAAGAAGTTGCTTGACACATAAGTGAAGGGAATTCCTTCAGCCTCAATAGCTCGGCGAACTTTGGCCTTTGTTGCAAATGCAGACTTGGCTGGTTCAACTGCATGAGTCCGGTCCACATCATTTCCAAACTCAGATGGATAGAACTTCTGTAAAACAGATTAGTGTTAAGTGTTAGAGTCTTGGCAAAATATATATCTCTAGTTTATAATATATGTAATATGTCATCTAGAATTGTACAACAAAGCAGTCACCACAGTTTCTATCAAATTAGAACAATCAAATTAGCATTTTAGCTTGTcacaatttttcataaaatcttcAATTAACAAGGTAAAGGTCAATCCAAAAACACAGAAGTTGTGTAACCTGGCTGTGAATCCAAAACAAGCCACCAATATCACCTTTGCTTTTTTCTACACTTACAAAACGGCTTGACTTTGGTTATGAAACAATATAAGCATCAGACAGTGCTACAAAGCAC encodes the following:
- the LOC114408463 gene encoding protein RER1B-like, with product MEGSGGGGASPSAPLKQYLQEFSKLFQYYLDKSTPHPPYRWIGTFVIASIYVLRVVYVQGFYIVSYGLGIYLLNLLIGFLSPLVDPELDPSNAPMLPTKGSDEFKPFIRRLPEFKFWYSFTKALCIAFVMTFFSMFDVPVFWPILLCYWVVLFVLTMRRQVAHMMKYKYIPFNLGKQKYSGKKSSASSSGSRAD
- the LOC114408460 gene encoding isoflavone reductase homolog PCBER-like, with the protein product MAGDSKSKILFIGGTGYIGKFIVEASAKAGHPTFLLVRESTLSNPAKSPLIDNFKGLGVNLVLGDLYDHQSLVSAIKQVDVVISTVGHLQLADQDKIISAIKEAGNVKKFYPSEFGNDVDRTHAVEPAKSAFATKAKVRRAIEAEGIPFTYVSSNFFAGYFLPNLSQPGATAAPRDRVIILGDGNPKAVFNKEEDIGTYTINSVDDPRTLNKILYIRPPANTLSFNELVTLWEGKIGKTLERIYVPEEQLLKQIEESAPPVNVILSINHSSYVKGDHTNFEIESSFGVEASALYPDVKYITVDEYLNQFV